The Cydia fagiglandana chromosome 4, ilCydFagi1.1, whole genome shotgun sequence genome has a window encoding:
- the LOC134663999 gene encoding zinc finger protein chinmo isoform X2: MDSQQQQYCLKWNSFGSNLATSFANLWNSESLADVTLYCEGRQFKAHKVILAACSKHFQELFDTAPPSHAGACYVILEATTADNMQALLEFMYKGEVHVSQDALSSFLKSGENLQVKGLSMEMSQDAWVKQQTQQSSERHQTRIKTSPVSNTGNCDGSEAQQSHTSFAPIIPGYGLPIHGGGAGMGRYAPPAHVPLHPTPHRRPAPPKASPSQSPHARNYRQSSSSSHCGSVAEEPDTRSSPGAGAGAGGGAGGGAGGGARYDEPPDCAQLNAVKNNGYERTDDLMERRDTDQGAEDLRVKNENDYHTSGYNNASPPAATMPPSYHDKPLATSPVPKPTADMTWPTKMITSKSGGIATPDGKKLKCPYCERLYGYETNLRAHIRQRHQGIRVPCPHCSRTFTRNNTVRRHIAREHRHQAALQPNPAGPLPNHAQ; the protein is encoded by the exons GCCGCCAATTCAAGGCTCACAAAGTAATCCTAGCGGCGTGCAGCAAGCATTTCCAAGAACTCTTCGACACCGCACCGCCCAGCCATGCGGGGGCCTGCTACGTCATCCTCGAGGCCACCACGGCGGACAATATGCAGGCGCTATTGGAGTTCATGTACAAGGGCGAGGTCCACGTCAGTCAGGACGCGCTCTCCAGCTTTCTTAAAAGTGGGGAGAACTTACAG GTCAAAGGCCTCTCAATGGAGATGTCACAGGACGCATGGGTAAAACAGCAGACGCAACAATCCTCAGAACGCCACCAGACTCGCATAAAGACGAGCCCAGTGTCCAACACAGGGAACTGCGACGGCTCTGAAGCGCAGCAGTCGCACACGTCGTTTGCGCCGATAATCCCGGGCTACGGGCTGCCGATCCACGGCGGGGGTGCGGGGATGGGACGCTACGCGCCTCCTGCGCATGTTCCCTTACACCCGACGCCGCATCGAAGACCTGCGCCGCCTAAAGCATCGCCGTCTCAGAGTCCACATGCTAGGAATTATAG ACAAAGCTCATCATCGTCGCACTGCGGCAGCGTGGCGGAGGAGCCGGACACGCGCTCGTCgcccggcgcgggcgcgggcgcggggggaGGCGCGGGGGGAGGCGCGGGGGGAGGGGCGCGCTACGACGAGCCGCCGGACTGCGCGCAGCTCAACGCCGTCAAGAACAACGGCTACGAGCGCACCGACGACCTCATGGAGCGGCGGGACACAGACCAGGGGGCTGAAG ATTTACGGGTTAAAAACGAGAATGACTACCACACGAGCGGATATAACAACGCGTCACCGCCGGCCGCGACCATGCCGCCCAGCTACCACGACAAGCCGCTGGCCACCTCGCCCGTGCCCAAGCCCACGGCCGACATGACGTGGCCCACGAAGATGATCACGAGCAAATCCGGCGGCATCGCCACCCCTGACG GCAAGAAGCTGAAGTGTCCGTACTGCGAGCGGCTGTACGGGTACGAGACGAACCTGCGCGCGCACATCCGGCAGCGGCACCAGGGCATCCGCGTGCCGTGCCCGCACTGCTCGCGCACCTTCACGCGCAACAACACCGTGCGCCGCCACATCGCGCGCGAGCACCGCCACCAGGCGGCCCTGCAGCCCAACCCGGCCGGCCCGCTGCCCAACCACGCGCAgtag